From Paenibacillus polymyxa, the proteins below share one genomic window:
- a CDS encoding DUF2809 domain-containing protein, producing the protein MRKFRKSSSRGINQEIKEKFHWKARAAYLVAVLVMILLGLGSRAFSTQLPAFVANHFGDALWACMIYFGLRMLWVNRQLSVALWGSVLFCFAIEFSQMYQAPWINHIRATTLGGLVLGKGFLTVDLIRYTVGIVVSWVLDQGCQRLVGINRRMDDDTPLK; encoded by the coding sequence ATGAGAAAATTTCGTAAGAGCAGCAGTAGGGGAATTAATCAGGAAATAAAGGAAAAGTTCCACTGGAAGGCTCGCGCTGCGTATCTGGTTGCCGTGCTGGTCATGATCTTGTTGGGCTTGGGAAGCAGGGCTTTCTCCACCCAGTTACCTGCATTCGTTGCCAATCACTTTGGGGATGCCTTGTGGGCATGCATGATTTATTTTGGGCTGAGAATGTTGTGGGTGAACCGTCAGTTGTCTGTAGCCCTTTGGGGCAGTGTGCTGTTTTGCTTCGCTATTGAATTCAGTCAGATGTACCAGGCTCCTTGGATTAACCACATTCGGGCGACCACCCTGGGCGGCCTAGTGCTTGGGAAAGGGTTTCTGACCGTGGATCTGATCAGGTACACGGTTGGTATTGTGGTATCCTGGGTACTGGACCAAGGCTGCCAAAGGCTGGTGGGGATCAATAGACGTATGGACGATGACACACCACTCAAATAA
- a CDS encoding GNAT family N-acetyltransferase, whose amino-acid sequence MSIEQQPNPILLSFPEQFQTERLTIRAPQWGDGAAVNEAIRESVHELRPWLPFARNLPTVEESEIRSRQARLKFLDRSDMVLYIFDTASGQFVASSGLHRINWDARRFEIGYWLRTSWTGKGIITEAVHGITDFAIQHLHANRLEILCDSRNTRSAKVAERAGFTLEGILRNVEYDEEGNMVHHMVFAKVRGIEF is encoded by the coding sequence ATGAGTATCGAGCAGCAACCGAATCCCATTCTGTTATCATTCCCGGAACAATTCCAGACGGAGCGATTGACTATACGCGCTCCGCAATGGGGCGATGGTGCGGCGGTCAATGAGGCGATACGCGAGAGTGTACATGAGCTGCGGCCTTGGCTTCCTTTTGCGAGAAATCTCCCTACGGTAGAGGAATCTGAAATCCGTTCACGCCAAGCCAGACTTAAATTTCTGGATCGGTCTGACATGGTGCTGTATATATTTGATACGGCTTCGGGACAATTTGTAGCCAGTAGCGGTCTGCACCGAATTAATTGGGATGCACGAAGATTCGAAATTGGGTATTGGCTCAGAACCTCATGGACCGGAAAGGGGATTATAACAGAGGCCGTGCACGGTATTACAGATTTTGCCATACAGCATTTACATGCTAACCGGTTAGAGATTCTTTGTGATTCCAGAAATACGCGCAGCGCCAAGGTAGCGGAACGGGCAGGTTTTACATTAGAGGGGATTTTAAGGAATGTCGAGTATGATGAAGAGGGGAATATGGTACACCATATGGTTTTTGCCAAAGTGCGTGGTATTGAATTTTAG
- a CDS encoding HAD family hydrolase, with protein sequence MSIEAIIFDLDNTLINRKLAFAAYTERFIERFIVAEEPASRAAVVERIRLADQADQDGYRDKRELYTELHADLKLKNPDTTVQEMLGFWYGQFHKFTVLMDGAKEVLSELRSRGLKLGMITNGSLRTQQAKIDRVMLRDYVDSIIVSGGVNVEKPNPRIFELALKELDIAEPGHACYVGDHPTNDIRGAQSAGLHTIWLEGFMTWNEAGIVPDHQIQSLREITGWLDRLSYPSNMEEGAS encoded by the coding sequence ATGTCTATAGAAGCTATTATTTTTGATCTGGATAATACACTGATTAACCGCAAACTGGCATTCGCGGCATATACGGAGCGGTTTATAGAACGATTTATTGTGGCAGAAGAACCGGCCAGCCGTGCGGCGGTCGTTGAACGAATACGTCTGGCAGATCAGGCAGATCAGGACGGCTACCGGGATAAAAGGGAGCTGTATACGGAGCTGCATGCAGACCTGAAACTGAAAAATCCCGATACGACAGTACAGGAGATGCTGGGCTTTTGGTATGGTCAATTCCATAAATTCACGGTACTGATGGACGGAGCCAAGGAAGTGCTGTCTGAACTGCGGTCTCGGGGCTTGAAGCTTGGTATGATTACCAACGGCTCACTTCGTACGCAGCAGGCTAAGATTGACCGGGTTATGCTGAGAGATTATGTGGATTCCATTATCGTATCGGGTGGCGTCAACGTCGAGAAGCCTAATCCTCGTATTTTCGAGTTGGCACTGAAAGAGCTGGACATTGCCGAACCTGGTCATGCCTGCTATGTAGGCGATCATCCGACAAATGATATTCGTGGGGCGCAAAGTGCAGGATTGCATACCATTTGGCTGGAAGGCTTTATGACGTGGAATGAAGCAGGCATTGTACCTGATCATCAGATTCAGAGCCTACGAGAAATCACTGGCTGGCTGGATCGTCTCAGTTATCCATCGAATATGGAGGAGGGAGCATCATGA
- a CDS encoding SMI1/KNR4 family protein, with protein MDVAYIIDLLRKDDVTLTPGLSTREITEVEDRYDIQFPPDLRELLMNVLPVGKSFIPWRDTSPQRMGVIWERLNWPLEGMIFDVEQNMFWHSEWGNRPTDLQEAVDICKREFLRVPKLIPVYGHRYIPEQPCEEGNPVFSVYQTDIIVYGESLQEYFKLEFGEKTYEQINFEAVKTVRFWSDLCS; from the coding sequence ATGGATGTCGCTTATATTATCGATCTATTACGTAAAGACGATGTAACCTTAACCCCAGGCTTATCCACCCGGGAGATTACTGAAGTCGAAGACAGGTATGATATTCAATTTCCGCCCGACTTAAGAGAGCTGCTGATGAACGTTCTTCCAGTCGGTAAAAGCTTTATTCCTTGGAGAGATACGTCACCACAGCGGATGGGTGTCATTTGGGAAAGGCTGAATTGGCCGCTTGAAGGTATGATTTTCGATGTGGAACAGAACATGTTCTGGCATTCTGAATGGGGGAATAGACCAACAGATTTGCAGGAAGCCGTGGACATATGTAAACGTGAGTTTTTGCGTGTGCCCAAGCTGATCCCCGTCTATGGTCACCGATATATCCCAGAGCAGCCATGTGAAGAAGGAAATCCGGTATTTTCAGTGTATCAAACGGATATTATCGTGTATGGAGAAAGTTTGCAGGAGTATTTCAAGCTGGAATTTGGGGAGAAGACTTACGAACAGATTAATTTTGAGGCGGTAAAAACAGTTCGCTTTTGGAGTGATTTATGTAGCTGA
- a CDS encoding saccharopine dehydrogenase family protein produces the protein MTKDNIIIIGGYGHVGKIVCTELSEMFPGKVFAAGRSLERATAFSQQSNGKIRPLQLNIHEPLDPSILKQAKMVIMCLDQDNTALVRTCLQHGVHYMDITANAAFLSQVEQCHQEARAYQATALLSVGLAPGLTNLLALQATQLMDQTDELNISLMLGLGDRHGQAAIEWTVDQIHTDLEVIEQGRPVTRRSFTDGIVADFGAGVGRHRAYRFPFSDQQTLPRTLDVPTVSTRLCFDSRLTTRLLAGLRTIGISGLLRKPTVREAVVRSFGKVHFGGNAVAVKVDAQGTLNGKETRVECRLRGHHQSDLTAKAAVFAALALYRSELPYGVFHMEQVFSWNRMRAWLGQQVDVDIQVNGQQV, from the coding sequence ATGACAAAGGATAACATCATCATTATTGGCGGGTATGGCCATGTTGGAAAAATTGTATGTACAGAGTTAAGTGAAATGTTCCCCGGCAAGGTATTTGCCGCAGGCCGCAGTCTGGAACGTGCCACTGCATTCAGCCAACAATCGAATGGCAAGATACGACCCTTGCAGCTTAATATTCATGAACCGCTGGACCCGTCGATATTAAAGCAAGCCAAAATGGTTATTATGTGTCTGGATCAGGACAATACAGCCTTGGTACGCACCTGTCTTCAGCATGGGGTGCATTACATGGATATTACTGCGAATGCGGCCTTTTTGAGTCAGGTGGAGCAGTGTCATCAGGAGGCCCGAGCTTATCAGGCCACTGCGCTGCTAAGTGTAGGGTTAGCTCCAGGGCTAACTAATCTATTGGCATTGCAAGCGACACAGCTCATGGATCAAACGGATGAACTGAACATATCATTGATGCTGGGTTTGGGTGATCGACACGGTCAGGCTGCGATTGAGTGGACTGTAGATCAGATTCATACCGACTTGGAGGTGATAGAACAGGGACGCCCAGTGACTCGAAGAAGCTTTACCGACGGCATAGTGGCAGACTTTGGTGCAGGAGTGGGTCGTCATCGGGCGTATCGGTTTCCTTTTTCGGATCAACAGACACTTCCACGTACACTTGATGTTCCTACGGTCAGCACACGCCTGTGCTTCGATTCGCGATTGACCACCCGGCTTCTGGCAGGGCTTCGGACAATAGGAATATCAGGTCTGCTCCGAAAGCCAACGGTTCGTGAGGCAGTAGTTCGCAGCTTTGGCAAGGTGCATTTTGGAGGAAATGCTGTAGCGGTCAAGGTAGACGCCCAAGGAACTCTTAATGGTAAGGAGACGAGGGTCGAATGCAGGCTAAGGGGACATCATCAGTCTGATTTGACTGCTAAAGCCGCCGTTTTTGCGGCGCTTGCCCTGTATCGTTCAGAACTTCCATATGGTGTTTTTCACATGGAGCAGGTTTTTTCGTGGAATCGCATGCGGGCTTGGCTGGGACAGCAGGTAGACGTAGATATTCAGGTGAACGGACAGCAAGTATAA
- a CDS encoding class I SAM-dependent methyltransferase, whose amino-acid sequence MKQPHIGNTDSNQPMSWNHPNVHKYADTISLKIPGYTHLYEMTDCLITAQLEAQAHNRNIDPNVLIVGAGGGQELITLGGRHEAWSFTAVDPSEHMLDLARQRVTQAGIGSQISFVTGTLEELSGESPEEQHEKYCKELSDEPVYDAATCLLVLHFLQSLESKQALLRQISARLKPDAPFCLASINGNPQEPSFSLQMQAWKAHMLSQGISLEDWERFAASIGRESNPVSNAAIQELLIDAGFTHITRYYGAFLVNAWFAVKEGETAYDKG is encoded by the coding sequence ATGAAACAACCCCATATTGGAAATACCGACTCAAATCAACCTATGAGCTGGAATCATCCGAATGTACATAAATATGCGGATACGATTTCTTTAAAAATACCTGGATACACCCATCTGTATGAGATGACAGATTGTTTGATAACCGCACAGCTTGAAGCGCAGGCTCATAACAGGAATATCGATCCGAATGTGCTGATTGTCGGAGCCGGGGGCGGTCAGGAATTGATTACGCTCGGAGGGCGGCATGAGGCATGGTCCTTTACGGCAGTTGATCCCTCTGAGCACATGCTGGACTTGGCACGTCAACGTGTGACACAAGCGGGCATCGGTTCACAAATATCATTTGTTACAGGCACGTTGGAAGAGTTGTCTGGAGAATCGCCTGAAGAACAGCACGAAAAGTACTGCAAAGAATTATCCGATGAACCAGTCTATGACGCTGCTACCTGCCTACTGGTGCTTCATTTTCTTCAGAGCTTGGAAAGTAAACAGGCATTGCTGCGCCAGATATCCGCTCGACTCAAGCCGGATGCACCTTTTTGTCTAGCTTCTATTAATGGGAATCCGCAGGAGCCTTCTTTTTCCCTCCAAATGCAGGCATGGAAAGCTCATATGCTGAGTCAGGGCATTTCACTGGAGGATTGGGAGCGATTCGCTGCTTCCATCGGCCGTGAGTCAAACCCGGTGTCCAATGCAGCAATTCAGGAACTGTTGATAGATGCAGGCTTTACCCACATCACCCGGTATTACGGTGCTTTTTTAGTGAATGCATGGTTTGCGGTTAAAGAGGGAGAGACGGCTTATGACAAAGGATAA
- a CDS encoding LuxR C-terminal-related transcriptional regulator, whose product MNAHYTQFAQLKNDQQPIMEMGNKSPSSPTYKHTLIDRLRTQISFDAACCTSVDPRTLLSTGAFTESGVEDIHSKLLEYEYLHDDIMKYDQLVREGQPIATLHGSTQGQPDRSTRFRNVLQPAGFGDELRIPFMYKGSCWGFLTLFRHYGKPVFSAEEQQLLEALAPSIAYHLRQTSVGVSPAPAMAMEHELEPGVLTLSAQLEPLSSNIVAEQWLKLLRQQEGIHEDELPASVRAVSLRALSTTTAPARLCIPSADAGTPWVTVRATLLQSGREHTGEKQLAVWFEPAKATDMLPLMAEIYSWTERERQLVRLIVQGFSTKELASALHITAYTVQDHLKAIFLKTEVSSRRELVWKVYSRFN is encoded by the coding sequence ATGAACGCACATTATACTCAATTTGCACAGCTTAAGAATGATCAACAACCAATCATGGAAATGGGAAATAAATCACCCTCATCTCCTACATACAAGCACACGCTAATCGACCGCTTGCGTACTCAGATTTCTTTTGATGCGGCATGCTGTACCTCAGTAGATCCGCGAACGCTGCTTTCCACGGGTGCATTTACGGAGTCGGGTGTAGAGGACATTCATAGCAAACTGCTAGAATACGAGTATCTGCACGATGATATCATGAAATACGATCAATTGGTGCGAGAAGGACAGCCTATCGCGACGCTTCATGGATCTACACAAGGCCAGCCGGATCGCAGCACACGTTTTAGAAATGTTTTGCAGCCCGCTGGATTCGGCGATGAGCTGCGTATTCCATTTATGTACAAAGGAAGCTGCTGGGGATTTCTTACGTTGTTCCGCCACTATGGAAAGCCTGTATTCAGCGCGGAAGAGCAACAACTGCTTGAAGCGTTAGCGCCATCCATAGCCTACCATCTGCGTCAAACCAGTGTCGGTGTATCTCCAGCCCCCGCTATGGCTATGGAACATGAACTTGAGCCAGGTGTTCTGACGCTTTCCGCTCAACTAGAACCCCTCTCGTCCAATATAGTAGCAGAACAGTGGCTAAAGCTGCTTCGGCAGCAGGAGGGAATCCATGAGGACGAGCTGCCGGCCTCTGTTCGGGCGGTAAGCTTGCGAGCGCTATCCACTACTACTGCACCAGCCAGACTATGTATCCCTTCCGCAGACGCTGGAACTCCTTGGGTCACCGTCAGAGCTACTCTCCTGCAAAGCGGACGTGAGCATACGGGCGAGAAGCAGCTGGCTGTATGGTTTGAGCCTGCTAAAGCAACCGACATGTTGCCGCTCATGGCTGAGATCTACTCATGGACTGAACGAGAGAGACAGCTTGTCCGGCTCATTGTCCAAGGCTTTTCTACCAAGGAACTGGCAAGTGCACTTCATATTACGGCCTACACGGTGCAGGATCATCTGAAAGCCATTTTCTTGAAAACAGAGGTAAGCAGCCGTCGTGAGCTAGTATGGAAGGTATATTCCAGATTCAATTAA
- a CDS encoding sugar kinase, with protein MSSRMTEQKIILVKRKTRLEELIVRYNTVQQARFFMERLGADFSDYVLEDENYRRAVATATSELSALGRVQIVEREHVPNFIFGEQDTVVVLGQDGLVANTLKYLSEQPLIGVNPDPMRWDGVLLPFTVSDLRWVVPDVFVHRRPIKEVTLAKAQLNDGQSIYAVNDLFIGRKTHVSARYELRLEDQVEQQSSSGIIVSTGLGATGWLTSVLAGAAGIVGSATRHPVSLTPDHLMSDAAFSQEGTVEGMGHDHRATWSSPSLYFTVREPFPSRTTAAELVFGQVAVERPLRIASQMPENGVIFSDGVESDFLEFNAGIEATIGPAEKKGHLVV; from the coding sequence ATGAGCAGCCGAATGACTGAGCAGAAGATTATTTTGGTGAAGCGTAAAACGCGACTGGAGGAACTGATTGTTCGTTACAATACGGTGCAGCAGGCTCGCTTCTTTATGGAACGGCTGGGTGCGGATTTTAGTGATTATGTGCTGGAGGATGAAAATTACCGCAGGGCGGTGGCAACGGCGACGTCCGAGTTATCGGCCTTGGGGCGTGTCCAGATTGTGGAGCGGGAACATGTGCCGAACTTTATTTTTGGTGAGCAGGATACGGTGGTGGTACTGGGTCAGGATGGGCTGGTAGCCAACACGTTAAAATATTTGAGCGAGCAGCCGCTAATCGGCGTGAATCCAGATCCGATGCGCTGGGATGGAGTATTGCTGCCGTTTACTGTATCTGATCTGCGCTGGGTGGTGCCGGATGTGTTCGTGCACAGACGGCCGATTAAGGAGGTTACACTGGCTAAGGCCCAACTAAATGATGGCCAATCCATATATGCTGTGAACGATTTGTTCATCGGGCGCAAAACTCATGTTTCTGCGAGATATGAGCTGAGATTGGAGGATCAGGTAGAGCAGCAATCGTCCAGCGGTATTATTGTTTCCACCGGGTTGGGGGCGACGGGCTGGCTGACCAGTGTGCTGGCTGGAGCTGCCGGGATTGTCGGCAGTGCTACACGGCATCCGGTCTCGCTGACTCCAGATCACCTGATGTCAGATGCTGCTTTCAGCCAGGAAGGGACAGTAGAAGGAATGGGGCATGATCATCGTGCAACCTGGAGCTCGCCTTCGCTTTATTTTACAGTGAGAGAACCATTCCCCAGTCGGACGACTGCTGCGGAGCTGGTGTTTGGACAGGTGGCCGTTGAAAGACCGCTGCGAATTGCTTCGCAGATGCCGGAGAATGGAGTTATTTTTAGTGATGGAGTAGAGAGCGACTTTCTGGAGTTTAATGCTGGCATTGAGGCGACCATTGGACCGGCGGAGAAAAAAGGGCATCTGGTGGTGTAG
- a CDS encoding SPFH domain-containing protein produces MFGFNFVKFQPSEYVMKVKNGKVVREGVGLSFYYYAPTTSVVVVPVSSIDVPFMFEDMTNDFQAVTVQGQLTYRIVDYRRTTQILNYTYDLKERRYISDDPSKLAQRVINIAKVLTKKYLERVPLKEAVQSSERLAQNMTKDIAQHTEMEKLGIEVMGLSILAVLPNKETMRALEAQAREEILRSADHALYERRNASIEQERRVKENELNTEIAVETKKRQIRETQLDAERSVKQKQSEMKEEQLRFDTALEEKKRELIELTVTNKKAEADAKAYELTAVMKSLQDVEPNVLQAMANMDMSPDKLIAIAFQELAENAGKIGQLNITPDLLQGLMSDTGTSGSAGSRGSGGRSR; encoded by the coding sequence ATGTTTGGATTTAATTTTGTTAAATTTCAGCCCAGTGAGTATGTCATGAAGGTGAAGAACGGGAAGGTGGTTCGAGAGGGTGTTGGGTTATCTTTTTATTACTACGCGCCGACCACCTCGGTCGTTGTCGTGCCTGTCTCTTCCATTGATGTACCGTTTATGTTTGAAGATATGACAAATGATTTCCAGGCGGTGACCGTGCAGGGGCAACTGACTTATCGGATCGTGGATTACCGCAGAACGACGCAGATTTTAAACTACACGTATGATTTGAAGGAACGTCGCTACATTTCGGACGATCCAAGCAAGCTGGCTCAACGGGTGATTAACATCGCCAAGGTGCTTACCAAAAAGTATTTGGAACGTGTTCCACTCAAAGAAGCGGTTCAGTCCAGTGAACGTCTGGCCCAAAACATGACGAAGGATATTGCTCAGCATACTGAAATGGAGAAACTGGGCATTGAGGTTATGGGGCTGTCCATTTTGGCGGTTTTACCAAATAAGGAGACGATGAGAGCACTGGAAGCGCAGGCGAGAGAAGAAATTCTTCGCAGTGCGGATCACGCATTGTATGAGCGTCGTAACGCATCCATTGAGCAGGAGCGGCGTGTGAAGGAAAATGAGCTGAATACGGAAATTGCGGTGGAGACGAAAAAAAGGCAGATTCGCGAAACCCAACTGGATGCCGAGCGTTCCGTAAAGCAAAAGCAAAGTGAGATGAAGGAGGAGCAGCTGCGGTTTGACACGGCCTTGGAAGAGAAAAAGCGCGAACTGATTGAGCTGACCGTAACGAATAAAAAGGCCGAAGCCGATGCCAAGGCCTATGAGCTGACAGCGGTGATGAAATCGTTGCAGGATGTCGAGCCTAACGTACTTCAAGCTATGGCCAACATGGATATGAGCCCGGATAAGCTGATTGCGATCGCCTTTCAGGAACTCGCAGAAAATGCAGGGAAAATCGGCCAGTTGAATATTACGCCTGATCTGCTGCAAGGTCTCATGTCAGATACGGGAACAAGTGGATCAGCAGGATCGAGAGGGTCTGGAGGAAGATCACGATGA
- a CDS encoding alpha/beta hydrolase: MYSQAENCEYHIYIAIPAEEPPVSGYPVIYVLDANSVFGTMVEAVRVQGRRPDKTGVVPAIIVGIGYPTEAPFHPSRYYDLTLPGAAVELPVKPNEDACKESGGAEHFLSFIEDELKPMIEGDFLIDRNRQTIFGHSLGGLFVLHTLFTRPNSFQVYVAGSPSIHWGGQVIMDEEKQFVASIAQKHWNKKLLIAVGELEAGHFSGMQEKARDLATRLTTRDDLGLHVEYREFTDEGHISVLPVLVSRAVRFAADSM; this comes from the coding sequence ATGTACTCGCAGGCTGAAAACTGTGAGTATCATATTTATATTGCCATTCCTGCCGAGGAACCTCCTGTATCTGGCTATCCCGTTATTTATGTGCTGGATGCCAATTCTGTTTTTGGAACCATGGTGGAAGCGGTGCGCGTTCAGGGGAGACGACCTGACAAAACGGGGGTTGTTCCAGCTATCATTGTAGGAATAGGCTATCCAACAGAGGCTCCCTTTCATCCTTCACGATATTACGATCTTACACTGCCTGGGGCGGCTGTGGAGCTTCCGGTAAAGCCAAATGAAGATGCCTGCAAAGAAAGCGGGGGCGCCGAGCATTTCTTGTCATTTATTGAAGATGAGCTTAAGCCAATGATCGAGGGTGATTTTCTTATCGACCGCAACCGACAGACGATCTTCGGGCATTCGCTTGGAGGACTGTTCGTATTACATACCCTGTTTACAAGACCAAACTCTTTTCAGGTGTATGTGGCGGGAAGTCCGTCTATACACTGGGGCGGACAAGTTATTATGGATGAAGAGAAACAGTTTGTAGCTTCTATAGCTCAGAAGCATTGGAATAAAAAGCTGTTGATTGCTGTAGGGGAGTTAGAGGCCGGACATTTTAGTGGCATGCAGGAAAAGGCCAGGGACTTAGCTACGCGTTTAACGACTAGGGACGATCTAGGACTACACGTAGAGTACCGAGAATTTACAGATGAAGGTCATATATCCGTGCTGCCTGTTTTAGTTAGCAGAGCGGTTCGTTTTGCTGCTGATTCTATGTAA
- a CDS encoding FecCD family ABC transporter permease translates to MRKISVKRLWFVFSGGAALILAASYVSLTHGEFDMTLQEVIQTLFRIHPTPQLDLVIFDFRLPRVVIAALVGLGLGIAGAAVQGVTRNGLADPGILGINAGAGAAIVIFMFFYQGQMETTGWTAALAMPFFGLIGGLLAALLIYSFAWKAGRLDSQRLLLVGIAIGSGFGSLSLYLSLKMKASDFEMATVWMSGSIWSADWKLVAAVIPWLVILIPVIWLKSYVLDLFQLHEHTAKSLGVATEKEKSILLLSSIGLVSACVSVSGGIGFVGLLSPHIARRLVGLHHRFVIPVCGMVGMVLVLLSDFVAKTVVAPAEIPVGLIIAVIGVPYFVVLLMKKTA, encoded by the coding sequence ATGCGTAAAATCAGTGTGAAACGGCTGTGGTTCGTATTTTCAGGTGGGGCTGCACTTATTTTAGCAGCCTCCTATGTTAGTCTGACCCATGGAGAGTTCGACATGACCCTTCAGGAAGTAATTCAGACATTGTTCCGTATCCACCCTACTCCGCAGCTGGATTTGGTGATTTTTGATTTTCGGCTACCGCGTGTTGTGATTGCGGCCTTGGTCGGCTTAGGTCTGGGGATTGCTGGGGCGGCGGTACAGGGAGTTACACGGAATGGTTTGGCCGATCCCGGCATTTTAGGCATTAACGCAGGGGCGGGAGCAGCAATCGTCATATTTATGTTCTTTTACCAAGGACAAATGGAAACGACAGGCTGGACTGCGGCGTTGGCTATGCCCTTTTTTGGCTTGATTGGAGGTTTGTTGGCTGCGCTGCTGATCTATTCATTTGCTTGGAAAGCAGGACGTCTGGATTCGCAGCGACTGCTACTTGTAGGTATCGCGATTGGCTCTGGCTTCGGTTCCTTAAGCTTATATCTGTCGCTGAAAATGAAAGCCTCGGATTTCGAGATGGCGACAGTATGGATGTCGGGCAGTATTTGGAGTGCTGATTGGAAGCTGGTTGCTGCCGTAATTCCATGGCTTGTCATATTAATTCCTGTTATTTGGTTGAAATCGTATGTGCTGGATCTATTTCAATTACATGAACATACAGCTAAAAGTCTTGGCGTTGCGACCGAAAAGGAAAAGTCTATTCTCTTGCTGTCCAGCATTGGACTGGTGAGTGCCTGTGTGTCTGTTTCTGGAGGAATAGGCTTTGTAGGATTATTGTCTCCTCATATCGCCAGAAGGCTTGTTGGCCTTCATCATCGTTTTGTGATTCCCGTATGCGGTATGGTCGGTATGGTACTGGTGCTGTTGTCTGATTTTGTTGCCAAAACGGTGGTTGCGCCTGCGGAAATTCCCGTTGGACTGATTATTGCGGTGATCGGGGTCCCTTATTTTGTAGTCTTGCTTATGAAAAAAACGGCCTGA
- a CDS encoding ABC transporter substrate-binding protein: MKKFAIWMCTLLSASLLLTACGGKVQEVDNSAQKNTNASRQTSVSDVESAKTITYLDKTYKLAKTDHIIIASLEAMEDAAVLGVKPTGAVTSGGTFPEFMEKAMEGAADVGDRMQPSAETILKLKADVILGSSKFRPAVAEQLGKVAPLVPVSHISTNWEANLLMLGQLTGKEAKAKEILDKYKQDAEAAQQKLKPIWGNKKVLMVRIRTGNLYVYPADVYFNPSLYADLGAKVPEELNTVKAQEAVSLEKLADMNPDYLFVQFSEGENKDQPQALADLEKNPIWSSINAVKNGKTFVNIVDPNAQGGTSWSKLAFLEAVMNRLSQ, translated from the coding sequence ATGAAGAAGTTTGCAATATGGATGTGTACCTTATTATCGGCAAGTTTGCTGTTGACGGCATGTGGTGGAAAGGTGCAGGAGGTAGATAACTCAGCTCAAAAGAATACCAATGCATCGAGACAAACGTCTGTTTCTGACGTAGAAAGTGCTAAGACGATTACATATCTAGATAAGACTTATAAGCTAGCCAAGACGGATCATATTATTATAGCTAGTCTGGAAGCGATGGAAGATGCAGCTGTCCTGGGAGTGAAACCAACTGGGGCGGTTACTTCGGGCGGAACATTTCCTGAGTTCATGGAAAAAGCGATGGAAGGAGCCGCAGACGTTGGTGATCGAATGCAGCCTAGCGCTGAAACGATCCTGAAACTGAAGGCAGATGTGATTCTTGGGAGTTCTAAATTTCGGCCTGCGGTGGCAGAACAGCTAGGGAAGGTCGCTCCATTGGTTCCAGTATCCCATATTTCAACGAACTGGGAAGCGAATCTATTAATGTTGGGACAGCTTACAGGCAAAGAGGCGAAGGCGAAGGAGATCCTGGACAAGTACAAGCAAGATGCGGAGGCGGCCCAACAGAAGCTCAAACCAATATGGGGAAATAAAAAGGTACTGATGGTACGGATTCGTACAGGCAATCTGTATGTATACCCTGCGGATGTATATTTCAATCCTTCGCTGTATGCTGATCTAGGAGCTAAGGTACCGGAAGAGTTAAATACAGTTAAAGCACAAGAGGCGGTTTCTCTGGAGAAATTGGCTGATATGAACCCCGATTATCTGTTCGTGCAATTCTCCGAAGGAGAGAACAAGGACCAGCCGCAGGCATTGGCAGATTTGGAGAAGAATCCGATTTGGAGCAGCATCAATGCCGTCAAGAATGGGAAAACCTTCGTCAACATTGTAGATCCCAATGCTCAAGGTGGTACTTCATGGAGCAAACTTGCCTTTTTGGAAGCGGTTATGAACCGACTTTCGCAGTAA